The genomic region CTAAATCTCTCTCCAGAAAAATGCACACATTCAAGTTATACAATATTTCGCATGCAatttttaagggaagaaaaatttttctttcttcccttctaggttctttaaCTAACTTAATACTTAAATTGACAGAGGAcaggttaacaggagaaaaacaaatttaattttgcatGCACAAGAAccccataaaaatatgaaatattcaaaaCAGTGACCAAAGCAGGAAGCTTTTATGCCTTTTAGATAAGGAAACAAtgaatttgtgaagaattgacaaaGCAAAGGGGTTTGGGTTTAGGGTAGCAAATTAATAAAGAAGTAACAAGATTTGTTTTTGTAACCTTCTCAGCCCTAAATTGTGTCTTTGGTGATAAGAATCCTTCCTATCCTCTTAGTACAATTAAGGTGACTTTCACATGgggaatttattttctgttctcagGGGGCACAGAGGAGGTTCTGATTATCCTTGTACTGACTGTTTCTCAAGTAATTTTAATTCAAGATAATCtatatgccaaagtggcatattttggggtgacatatTCTGCTCCCCTTCAAATTCACAAGGCTTTATAGGACCCTCAAGCCCTTGGCCTAGAAGGCTTACACAAGAAagtgtaatatttatatttatatttacatgtatgaatatgtatatacatatatataaaaaatagactatgaaatataaatatacttacgTTTTTATATTTCAGAGTCCAATATAAGTAAAAGAGCAGATCTTGCAAAAGCTATGACTACTTTACTTTTGGGTCCTTTctggcttcaaaaaaaaaaaaccagagaggCACAGAAAAGCatccactctgtgtgtgtgtgtgtgtgtgtgtgtgtgtgtgtgtgtatgactgtATATAGTCTACATACGCTTTATAGTTTTACACAATAGTCCTAGCTTCATGAAGGGCTgtaattggatattttttccattaGATGGAGCTATATCTTTGTTACATGAGAATTTCATGAATTTTATTAAAGGAATGTTTTATAGGTGAAGAATTTTAAGGTGGAGCCAGAAGGAGATGCAAATTGAAATCATTTTTGGAGTAGCCATGCTActtctaacttttaaaatatcttgagtTGTTAATATGGGTGCATTTGCACAGGTcttatttttttacatgttattgatagcatattttaaaaactttgcttTTTGTGACCCCCTTAAAAATACCCAAACCAAACTTTTCTCCTAGGATAGCTGTTAATAGTATTTCAATTaggagagtctcttatggtttcacagtttgctggggggtggtggggtgggagggttagggttgctgggtgatggacactggggagggtatgtgctatggtgagtgctgtgaaatgtgtaagactgatgattcatagacctgtacccctggagcaagtaatacattgtatgttaattaaaaaatagtatttcaattAGTACATTTCTAGAAACAGGTCCACAATCACTTGTTGGGattctgaaatataaaaaccagatcttgaaaacaaacaaacaaacaaaccaaccaagaAATTCAGCTAAATTTGAGTTTTGTATAAACACTAAATAACATTTCTAGTGTAAGTAGGTTCAATGTAATATTTGGGACATATCCAAAAACTTATTTGTTGTTTATCCAAAATTCAAACTTAATTGGGCATTCTATACTTTGTCATGTAACCCATTCTGAAAACCAAAGATTTTTGTAACTTATTTGATGGGAAAATATAGCCTATATTGATGTGAAACTATTTATAGTCTTTTCCTCACTTAGTGTGAATGTTTTTGTGAGTCACTGCAAAGATATTAACATGTTTGATTATGGACACTGCTGTGGCTCTGCTCGAGGTGTCACATAATATATGGTATTTGTGCcagattatcttttcaaatttagaAAAGTACTGAATTCCAAAATACAGCGGTCTCCAAGGCTTTTAGAAGATAGCTTATGAttctctggtaatttttttttagtaaataagagaaataattatgcaaaagtactataagaaattttaaaaatccaaaattagtTAATTATAGGTAATATGACTAGAAGTAAACCTCCGAATTTCCTTCTGAAAAGTGCGTCTTGGTCTTCCGCTGTCTTTAAGAACATCTGAAAAATAACACAGAGCACAGTGTACCTACAGTATAAACTGATAGTGGAGAGATCATTTAATCCTCTccagacaaaacaaaatcacCTTAGCTTCTGAAAGAGAGGTGGTGATCGTTCCTTCCCTTCAAACAAACAACCCCTATGGAAGGAGACTGCCTACCTTCCTTGGCATTACATTCCAGAATGCCGTGATTTTGCTACTTAAGAAATGCCTTCTAATTTGTCTTAAATGTGTCTGCTTTTGGTAGATCTTTAATAGAATACCTATTGATTTTCTCCTCAGATTTCTATTTTCAGATTAAATAATTGCAGTTCCCTTCTTCCATTATAGCCATTTGCCAAACCTTAGTATTATTACTACACACTTAACCTTAATCTGGTATAGATACAAGATTATACACACACCAGAATCACGCACCACAGCAGTGTCAGTGTTTATGATGTATTTACTAGGTCTTTTCCTGCTAGGCCTTTTTTACCACATCAGTTTCTTCTACTAACATTGACGACAGGTTTTTGTTCAATGAAATACCTagtgttccctttttcttttacGTGTATGTTTATATtgcatgcatcttttttttttaagatttatttatttatttatctgacagagagagacacagcaagagggggaacacaagtagggagtgtgggaggggaagaagcaggcttcatgctgagcagagagcccgattcggggttcgatcccaggaccctgagatcacgccccgagcagaaggcagatgcttgactgagccacccaggccccttgCATGCATCTTTATAAATGTTGGGGTTAAGAATCTGTGGCTTAGCGTTCCTCAGTCCACACTTGTGCAGGAAGCTGCAGCCAGATCCGCACTGGAACCCTGTTTTGCAACCAATATGACAATGAGGTCACTGTTTGGAGCCCTCAGGGAAGGATTCATCCAATTGAGTAGGCAGTGGAAGTTGTCAAACAAGATTCAGCCACAGCTGGTTTGAAATCAAAACCCCATGCCGTGTTGGTTGCATTGAAGAGAGCACAGTCAGAGCTTGTAACTCATCAGAAAGAAATTCTCCATGTGGACAAGCATATCGGTATGTCAGTTACAGGACTTACTGCCGATGCTAGACTGTTCTGTAATGTTATGTTCCAGGAGCATTTGGATTCCAGATTTGTATTTGACACACCTCTTCCTGGGTCTCATCTTGTATCTCTAATTGGAGGCAAGACCCAGACACCAACACAACAATATGGCCAGAGACCATATGGTGTTGGACTGCTTATTGCTGGTTATGATGATATGGGCCCTCACATTTTCCATACCTGTCCATCTGCTGACTATTTTGACTGTAGAGTCCTGTCCATTGGAGCCCGTTCTCTCTCAGCTTGTACTTACCTGGAGAGACACATCTCTGGGTTTATGGAATGCAATTTGAATGAACTGGTTAAACGTGTTCTGCATGTCTTACAAGGGACACTTCCTGCAGAACAGGACCTAACTACAAAGAATGTTTCCATTGGAATTGTTGGTAAAAACTTGGGagtttatgatgatgatgatgacgtatctgatgatgatgatgtatcTCCATTCCTGGAAGGTCTTGAAGAAAGACCACAGAGAAGGGCACAGCCTGCTCAACCTGCTGATGAACCTGCAGAAAGGGCTGATGAACTGAAGCAACATTAAGTCATAAACCAGTCTATATGCTTATTATCAAGCCTGTAAGAATGCAGGAACACTACTGGTGATTATAATCTATACTGTGAACCAAAAGATGCGGGGTCGTCCTATGGTATGTTTCGGGAATCAGTCCATGTGTGTTTTTTCCCAAGCAACTTGTCTGAAATCATATAATGGTGTGTGCATTTTTCTTTGACAGGCTCTATACCATCATTTTCTAGAAAGTATAGTTATCTGTACTAATGTTTTTATATGAAGAACATAGTGTCTTTGTGGTTTTAAAGACAActgtgagggggcacctgggtggctcagtgggttagtgggttaggcctctgctttcggcttgggtcatgatcttggggtcctagtattgagccccgcattgagctgactgctcagcagggagcctgcttccctctctctctgcctgcttctctgcctacttgtgatttctctgtcaaataaataaataaaatttaaaaaaaaagaagacaactgtgaaataaaattgtttcatcTGCCTGGGGGGAGTAATGTGTGGCTTATTGTTATTCTACATAAATTCTTGAtgcttaaaaatgatttttttttcttttgatgtgacTCAGGTGGGAAGAAAACTTCAAAGCTGGATTTGAACTTGAGATCATTTCCTTCATTattaaaacaaagagacaaacaaaaacataattctgtggggttttttcccaCTGTCTTGCCTTATAAAAGCCATCCCTGGATCTGTAGTTGTCTGGATTTTGATTTGGGTATCTCACACTCATTTATGCGAGAGTTATACAGATACCTTTTGATTATACAAGGAAATAGACATTGTGTAGTCCTATGGAATGAAGCTCTGGAGAAAACCTGACTTTGTCCCTGGGGCTCCCTTAATGTAAACTGGGGGTGAGGAAACTCATTACAAGGCCTCGTTGTGCCCATTTAGTGTGAaggtaacagaagaaaataaaattgttattcaTAATTCCCCTTCACTTTATAAAGAGGGCTTCTAATTTGCTGGGGACTGTTGTACAAGTAGGCAAGTCAGGTTGCAGGTGAGTGACTGGAGGAAGGAAAGCCACCAGTGGGGCCAGGTCCTCTCTGGGTTACGACGGGTAAAAACTCCTGGAGGGGTCAGGGAGAGTCAACTCTGATTTGGATGTTTGCAGCGGTTTGCTGAAAATGTGTACCGTAAGACTTCTTTACTGTTTCTCCTTTGGGATCTGTAATAAAGTGTATtctaaaaacatttccaaatgctGTGAATGGCTGTGTTTCTTGTATAAAATAGGGCAGGGACCTAAGTCCTAACTGCTGTGAGGAGAAGACAGAGCTAGCTTGTAAGGATGAGTGACAGCCTGCATCTTCAAGGAAAACACTTAGGGCACTGCCTGGCAGGTCCAGGGGTCTAAAAACCCTTCTGCACCCATTGTCTGAGAGAGAAGAAGGTATTTTATAACAGGGAACAACAGCGGGCATTTATGACATTGGAACAGAGTTGTATCTGCAAAGGTCTGTGCTCTAGCAATCAGAGACGAAGTAGCTGGCCAATAGCAACATGATAATTAAAGAAGACATTGTTTTTAAAGTCTGAGCCTTGAACAATTGGACATAGAAAGACTATGAATTCACACATAAcataacaaaatgaaatgtttgagTGAGGACTCAGTGTAGCATGTGATCTGGTTCCACAAGGGGCACAAAGAGgtagaaattattaaattctacAGACAAGGTCAAAAACACTAAGCACAAAGAGAATCTACCTCTAGATTCTCAAGAATCTAGACCCGACCATGGCTTTCCTAGTAACTTCTTCAGTAGCTTCTGATTCACAGTTTCTTCTGAGTTGAGACCCGTTTGAGgataatacagttttatttgtatactatttatataatattgtttTTGTGTTGGccttcatttaaatgtttttgaactttatcACAAATCGTTTCTAGTGTGAGTTTGGGTCTTcttaattgttttataaaattcttagaaaagagACTTAGGTACCTACACTAGATAGATACAAGATTACACTtatggcggggcacctgggtggctctgttagtcTACCCTTGGCTCAGATAATGATACCGGgatccagggatggagtcccccatggactctctgctcagtggggatcctgcttctccatctgtctctgctgctcccccctgcttgtgctctctctctctctgccaaataaataagtaaaacctttaaaaaaaaaaaaaaagattacatttaCGGCTATATTTCTGAATCCCAGAAGGCAGAGTAGGTAAGTAGCTATCCTTCAGAAAATGTCTCAATAAAACTCATTTCTTCATCATTGTGCCACTAATTGCACTTGGTATGTGTGTTTGGCaactcaggattttttttaatacattttccccaattacaaaagtaataaacatcttaaaaacaatacaatataggaaagtataaggaaaaatgaaaatcatactGAATCTCACCATTCAGACGTAAAAACTTTGTGGCCCACGGTGTTTAACTTTGAGTTTTGGAAATTAGGTTGATGAGCTCCATAAAGAACAATCTGGAAATCGCACATTGGAACTTTGCCAAGATcgatgtatgtatttaaaaattcttgaaattcACAGGAGAAatcttcagttttttaatttcttcaattgTTCCTTAAGTGTCCTAGGATTTAAGTATTTAGACCTGCAGAACTGAACATTTGATGTATTAAAATCAACTAGAACTGTATTAATTGTTCAAGGTGTACTAGCATAGCTGATGCATGTGTGCAAAAGAGTAACAAGGAAAAGCATCCATTCTCTCCCTTGTTATAGAAAAAGGGGACTTCTTTCCACCTTTTACAATTATATACCTTTTATTGCAAGTGCACCATATATTATCATGTCTTAGCTTCTTTACATGTTGTCTATGCAGCTTTTCAGATTTTACTCAAAGAAATAAGATGGAAATAAATGaggaatgtaattttaaataattaagactTGATAtcctaattattattactatttgtcTCACTctgtagtaatttaaaaattattaaattctacAGACAAGGTCAAAAACACTAAGCCTGCAAGGACATCAGTACACATGTCTACTTCAAGGTGTTTGGTATAATATTTTGGTAATACAGGAGGACTTACTTGCCTAGAAAGATGAAATTCAGTGAGAACAAGGTTTTCTGGAGATGTGTTTAACCCCCTCTAGTGGAGAGAAGTGTAGGGAAAATTCTCCAAATACTTTGATCAGCCTGCAAAATTTATCTAATTAATGATTCTTTCTGAGCACATTAGACTTGTTAATTAGTCTTTAGTTAGTTAAGCAAGAGAAATCTggccaccattaaaaaaaaaaaagatccctctCATTCCCTACACACCTATAAACTAAATCAGCTTTACAGAGATACTTAGAAATTAACTGAAATGTTATTAGCATATTTCATTTCTTAGTCAAACCAAACAGGACAGATCCCTGATATAGAAAACACAGCTACTTCATctttagaaaactaaaacaaaacaaacagaacaaaacaaaactatctttGACCAGATTTCTCCTCAAATCACTATTTTAG from Mustela erminea isolate mMusErm1 chromosome 1, mMusErm1.Pri, whole genome shotgun sequence harbors:
- the LOC116590715 gene encoding LOW QUALITY PROTEIN: proteasome subunit alpha type-1-like (The sequence of the model RefSeq protein was modified relative to this genomic sequence to represent the inferred CDS: substituted 1 base at 1 genomic stop codon): MVSRSSVHTCAGSCSQIRTGTLFCNQYDNEVTVWSPQGRIHPIEXAVEVVKQDSATAGLKSKPHAVLVALKRAQSELVTHQKEILHVDKHIGMSVTGLTADARLFCNVMFQEHLDSRFVFDTPLPGSHLVSLIGGKTQTPTQQYGQRPYGVGLLIAGYDDMGPHIFHTCPSADYFDCRVLSIGARSLSACTYLERHISGFMECNLNELVKRVLHVLQGTLPAEQDLTTKNVSIGIVGKNLGVYDDDDDVSDDDDVSPFLEGLEERPQRRAQPAQPADEPAERADELKQH